The following proteins come from a genomic window of Chryseobacterium glaciei:
- a CDS encoding PaaI family thioesterase, whose protein sequence is MTPEKKQLITDSFNRSETLKFYKAELLEVDTDFISMKIPKMELMTRKAGMFNGAMIASLVDVSSGYAAVSHYEQDCYVVTVELKVNYLRPAIGDALVSKSYVVKGGAKISVIRTEIYVVDENGGSESHVATSLVTMMKIK, encoded by the coding sequence ATGACACCCGAAAAAAAACAACTCATCACCGACAGCTTCAACCGCTCAGAAACCTTAAAATTCTACAAGGCAGAATTACTGGAAGTCGACACCGATTTCATTTCCATGAAAATTCCAAAAATGGAATTAATGACCAGAAAAGCAGGAATGTTCAACGGCGCAATGATCGCTTCTTTGGTTGATGTTTCTTCAGGATATGCTGCGGTGAGCCATTATGAACAAGATTGTTATGTAGTTACGGTTGAGTTAAAAGTGAATTATCTTCGACCTGCAATTGGAGACGCTTTGGTTTCAAAATCCTATGTTGTGAAAGGTGGTGCAAAAATCAGTGTCATCAGAACAGAAATTTATGTTGTCGATGAAAATGGAGGATCAGAAAGCCATGTGGCAACTTCATTGGTTACAATGATGAAGATAAAATAA
- a CDS encoding MFS transporter — translation MIVNSDIKTLDTKTNTSVFPFAIITFIYFIVGFLTTVNEQLQAPLKFTFLSHAGSLKNTFTTLISFFFFLGYLLNGTLGSKWVNAFGYKNTILRGLLFMISGLFMYLFSSWFGSQYPNMEFSVGDAIIPFGFIIFVAGSYLMGTSAAVIQVVVNPYAASYQLKGTQPVQRLNILTAINSIGTTSAPFFVTVVMFSGISIESIEIKQLLLPLSVLIACILTVILITKRLHLPDIENTRAVGGEKLERSIWSFRHFAFGVVAIFFYVGTEVAIGANINLHAFELTESGHPITFFGKTDIMIGGMDLGIHALLSTLYWGGFLVGRSVSSFLSHISAKTQLAVTTILATILAIISMITQNLWFLVAIGLLHSSMWSCIYTLSIKGLNKYTSKASGVFISAVFGGAVFTLVQGGLADAFGSWRWTWILTVVCELLMLSYALFGSKIREKDLIN, via the coding sequence ATGATAGTCAATTCAGATATTAAAACCCTTGATACAAAGACGAATACCAGTGTATTTCCGTTCGCTATTATTACGTTTATCTATTTCATTGTCGGTTTTTTAACCACCGTAAACGAGCAGTTACAAGCTCCTTTGAAATTCACATTTCTTTCTCATGCAGGAAGTTTGAAAAATACTTTCACGACTTTAATTTCCTTCTTTTTCTTTTTAGGATATTTATTAAACGGAACCTTAGGAAGTAAATGGGTGAATGCTTTCGGATATAAAAACACCATTTTGAGAGGGCTTTTATTCATGATCTCAGGATTGTTTATGTATCTGTTCTCATCATGGTTTGGCTCGCAATATCCAAATATGGAATTTAGTGTTGGTGATGCGATTATTCCGTTTGGGTTCATTATTTTCGTTGCGGGATCTTATTTAATGGGAACTTCGGCAGCTGTTATTCAGGTTGTTGTGAATCCTTATGCTGCTTCTTATCAGTTAAAAGGAACTCAGCCTGTACAAAGATTGAATATTTTAACAGCAATTAATTCCATCGGAACTACTTCTGCCCCATTCTTCGTAACTGTTGTGATGTTCAGCGGAATTTCGATTGAAAGTATTGAAATTAAACAATTATTACTTCCTCTTTCTGTATTGATAGCGTGTATTTTAACCGTTATTTTAATTACAAAAAGACTTCATCTTCCTGATATTGAAAACACCAGAGCCGTTGGCGGTGAAAAACTGGAAAGAAGTATTTGGTCGTTCAGACATTTCGCATTCGGAGTTGTAGCGATATTTTTCTATGTTGGAACTGAAGTTGCGATTGGTGCGAATATCAATCTTCACGCTTTTGAACTAACAGAATCCGGTCATCCCATTACTTTCTTCGGAAAAACAGACATTATGATTGGCGGAATGGACTTGGGAATTCACGCTTTACTTTCTACATTATATTGGGGCGGATTTTTAGTTGGAAGATCGGTTTCAAGTTTTCTGAGTCATATTTCAGCAAAAACTCAATTGGCTGTTACTACGATTTTAGCAACAATCTTAGCGATTATTTCAATGATTACTCAAAATCTTTGGTTCTTGGTTGCCATCGGACTTTTACATTCATCGATGTGGAGTTGTATCTACACACTTTCCATCAAAGGATTGAATAAATACACTTCAAAAGCTTCGGGAGTTTTTATTTCAGCAGTATTTGGAGGAGCTGTATTTACGCTTGTTCAGGGTGGATTAGCAGATGCTTTCGGATCTTGGAGATGGACTTGGATTTTAACCGTAGTTTGTGAATTATTAATGCTGTCTTACGCATTATTCGGATCAAAAATCAGAGAGAAAGATTTAATTAACTAA
- a CDS encoding mannitol dehydrogenase family protein → MDIQAFQYDSKNIKSGILHIGVGNFHRAHQQFYTNELLKHEDQQNWGICGVCLLPSDEKIVNNLRSQNLDYTLTICGRDGKDEIHKIGSLTELIWGVEDPKAIVDKIANSSIKIITLTITEGGYNLDKETNEFNLNDEKIKHDLENPSNPTTVFGFIAEGLRKRKADGNGSITILSCDNLQHNGNTAKRSFTTFIEAQDKNLAEWVKENVTFPNSMVDRITPATTPEDVIRLNKKSGIDDKAPVYCEDFTQWVIEDNFIAGRPSWEKVGVEFTQDVTAFENMKLSLLNASHTLLSYPSFLKGYRKVDEAMEDKSIVKFIRDFMDTDITPYVPAPENTDLEKYKQTLIERFANHSVSDQVSRLCFDGISKFPVYIMPNLTKMIDDDKDLTRVAFLFASYRQYLKYKVDDKGHSYDIAEPWMTENDEKLISSDNPLDFLSLSAFKSVDLKESGSFIQLYERFVSEIKNQGTTQVLESII, encoded by the coding sequence ATGGATATACAAGCCTTTCAATACGATTCTAAAAATATAAAATCCGGTATTCTGCACATTGGTGTTGGAAATTTTCACAGAGCGCATCAACAATTTTACACCAATGAATTGTTAAAGCATGAAGACCAACAAAATTGGGGAATTTGTGGAGTTTGTCTGCTTCCATCTGATGAAAAAATTGTCAATAATTTAAGATCTCAGAACCTTGATTATACTTTGACCATCTGCGGAAGAGACGGAAAAGATGAAATTCACAAAATAGGTTCATTAACGGAATTAATCTGGGGCGTTGAAGATCCAAAAGCTATTGTTGATAAAATTGCAAACTCTTCTATTAAAATCATCACTTTAACGATTACAGAAGGAGGTTATAATTTAGATAAAGAAACCAATGAGTTTAATTTAAATGATGAAAAAATTAAACATGATTTGGAAAACCCAAGTAATCCGACAACTGTTTTCGGATTTATAGCGGAAGGTCTTCGTAAAAGAAAAGCCGACGGAAACGGAAGTATTACCATTTTATCGTGCGATAACCTTCAACACAACGGAAATACGGCAAAAAGATCTTTTACGACTTTTATTGAAGCTCAGGATAAAAATTTAGCTGAATGGGTAAAAGAAAACGTGACTTTTCCAAACAGTATGGTCGACAGAATTACGCCTGCAACAACTCCCGAAGATGTTATAAGATTAAATAAAAAAAGTGGAATTGATGATAAAGCTCCCGTGTATTGCGAAGATTTTACACAATGGGTGATCGAAGATAATTTTATTGCCGGAAGACCAAGTTGGGAAAAAGTTGGTGTAGAATTTACCCAAGACGTTACAGCTTTTGAAAATATGAAATTGAGCTTACTGAATGCCTCTCACACTCTTCTTTCCTATCCCTCATTTTTAAAAGGTTACAGAAAAGTGGATGAAGCCATGGAAGATAAAAGTATCGTGAAATTTATCCGCGATTTTATGGATACAGACATCACACCTTACGTTCCGGCTCCCGAAAATACCGATCTGGAAAAATATAAACAGACTTTAATTGAAAGATTCGCCAATCATAGTGTGAGCGATCAGGTGAGCAGACTGTGTTTCGACGGAATCTCAAAGTTTCCGGTTTACATTATGCCGAACCTTACAAAAATGATTGATGATGATAAAGATCTCACTCGTGTCGCCTTTCTGTTCGCTTCTTACAGACAGTATTTGAAATATAAAGTTGATGATAAAGGGCATTCTTACGACATTGCCGAACCTTGGATGACTGAAAATGATGAAAAACTTATTTCAAGCGACAACCCTCTCGATTTCTTAAGTTTATCTGCTTTTAAAAGTGTTGATTTGAAAGAATCAGGCTCATTTATTCAGCTTTATGAAAGATTTGTAAGCGAAATTAAAAATCAGGGAACGACTCAGGTATTAGAATCAATAATATAA
- a CDS encoding LacI family DNA-binding transcriptional regulator yields the protein MKRITIKDLSKFLSLSTSTISRALLNDKNINPETQKRVVEAAKKLGYKPNATALSLKYGQTKNIGLVVPEMITPFSSKVLQGIQNILYPLGYRVIITQSDENPLIERKNLQLLEEFNVDGIIINLCHETYNEDLYKEIMDRGIPFVFFDRIPSKTLDVSKVVVDDNIKASLVVEHLINTGRKRIAHIMGPSTIRNAIEREMGYKRILTKHNIFDPELIIKTDGMMFDAGENAAKQLLDKKIEFDSIFAFSDTLAIGAMNYLLEQGIKIPEQVAVASFSGTELATIVHPKLTSVQQPLVKMGETAAQLILEKIKDISAPNQTIVMDTELVYRASTFH from the coding sequence ATGAAACGAATTACCATTAAAGATTTATCCAAATTCCTATCCTTGTCGACTTCTACGATATCAAGGGCACTTTTGAATGACAAAAATATCAACCCCGAAACTCAGAAAAGAGTTGTGGAAGCAGCCAAAAAATTAGGGTATAAACCAAACGCGACAGCTTTAAGCTTAAAGTATGGTCAGACAAAGAATATTGGGCTTGTAGTTCCTGAAATGATTACGCCTTTTTCATCAAAAGTTCTTCAGGGAATTCAGAATATTTTGTATCCGTTAGGATATAGGGTAATTATCACTCAATCGGACGAAAATCCTTTAATTGAAAGGAAAAATCTGCAACTTTTAGAAGAATTTAATGTTGATGGAATCATTATTAATCTATGCCATGAAACCTACAACGAAGATTTATACAAAGAGATTATGGATAGAGGGATTCCGTTTGTTTTTTTTGACAGAATTCCGAGTAAAACGCTCGATGTTTCAAAAGTTGTGGTGGATGATAATATTAAAGCGTCTTTGGTAGTTGAACATTTGATAAATACAGGCAGAAAAAGGATTGCTCACATCATGGGACCTTCAACAATCCGTAATGCGATCGAGAGGGAAATGGGTTACAAACGTATTTTGACTAAACATAATATTTTCGATCCTGAACTGATCATAAAAACAGACGGAATGATGTTCGATGCCGGAGAAAATGCTGCGAAACAATTATTAGACAAGAAAATTGAATTCGACAGTATTTTTGCTTTCAGTGATACGCTGGCGATCGGAGCGATGAATTACCTTCTTGAACAGGGAATAAAGATTCCGGAACAGGTTGCCGTTGCAAGTTTTTCAGGAACGGAATTAGCAACAATTGTGCATCCGAAATTAACAAGTGTGCAGCAACCTTTAGTTAAAATGGGCGAAACTGCAGCGCAATTAATTTTAGAAAAAATAAAAGATATTTCTGCGCCCAATCAAACAATTGTTATGGATACGGAATTGGTGTACAGAGCCTCAACTTTTCATTAA
- a CDS encoding phage holin family protein, whose translation MNLIIRLFVTAIVAYLLTKILPGVHFEGFSTAIIFAIVLGVLNLIVKPVLSLFGLPLTIITLGLFALVINAIIILIADYFIDSMTVDGFWWAFIFSIALSLVTSLANSMFSDGD comes from the coding sequence ATGAACTTAATTATTCGACTGTTCGTAACTGCGATAGTTGCGTATCTTTTAACCAAAATCTTACCTGGAGTACATTTTGAAGGTTTCTCAACGGCAATTATTTTTGCTATCGTTTTGGGAGTTTTAAACCTTATCGTAAAGCCTGTTTTAAGTCTTTTCGGACTTCCGCTTACAATTATAACTCTAGGATTATTTGCGTTGGTGATCAATGCGATCATTATTTTGATAGCAGATTATTTCATTGACAGTATGACTGTAGATGGCTTCTGGTGGGCATTTATTTTCAGTATTGCACTTTCACTAGTTACTTCATTGGCGAATTCTATGTTCTCGGATGGAGATTAA
- a CDS encoding T9SS type A sorting domain-containing protein — protein MKKILLIALHCSSLFLFSQINMSPGGTHYSNPYPVTVTGNGTIYYTTDGTTPTLSSSSTVNSLQVMINQNKEIKAFLVNGQGTSSVFTKKYYTGALPNSNIYFKPPSSWTNGACVMTDMVNPNSVNGGVVDVFWPGSQMQNTGCDGWYKSVGYYENANLRFTNCFIMENLPGAISTNIIPAGSTIYYDFTNGEISNPPTCLFLNTDEAQKNITLVKVYPNPVSDVLKINTNKDFKDYEIIDVTGKVISKNQLSSKEISISHLTSGNYFIKLKDQQGNVTLLKFIKK, from the coding sequence ATGAAAAAAATTCTACTTATCGCATTACATTGTTCATCATTATTTCTTTTTTCACAAATAAATATGTCCCCTGGAGGTACACATTACAGCAATCCTTATCCAGTTACAGTTACGGGAAACGGGACAATCTATTATACTACAGATGGGACAACTCCTACATTAAGTTCTAGCTCAACAGTAAATAGTTTGCAGGTAATGATCAATCAGAATAAGGAAATTAAAGCATTTTTAGTGAACGGGCAAGGTACATCGTCTGTGTTCACTAAAAAATATTATACCGGAGCTCTTCCAAATTCTAACATTTATTTTAAACCACCTTCCAGCTGGACAAATGGAGCTTGTGTAATGACTGATATGGTGAATCCAAATTCTGTGAACGGAGGAGTGGTTGATGTTTTCTGGCCCGGATCACAAATGCAGAATACAGGATGCGACGGCTGGTATAAGTCTGTAGGTTATTATGAAAATGCTAATTTAAGGTTTACCAATTGTTTTATCATGGAAAATCTTCCGGGAGCTATCAGTACCAACATAATTCCTGCGGGAAGCACAATATATTATGATTTCACAAACGGGGAAATTAGCAATCCGCCTACATGTCTGTTTTTGAACACAGATGAAGCTCAAAAGAATATTACATTGGTAAAAGTGTATCCCAATCCGGTTTCTGATGTTTTAAAAATCAACACGAACAAGGATTTTAAAGACTATGAAATTATTGATGTAACCGGAAAAGTGATCTCTAAAAATCAACTTTCTTCAAAGGAAATATCGATCAGTCACCTTACATCAGGAAATTATTTTATAAAATTAAAAGATCAGCAGGGAAACGTCACTCTTTTAAAATTTATAAAGAAATAA
- a CDS encoding S9 family peptidase encodes MKLKYSLLALAAPLLMNAQQLMTPEILWTLKKVGVQAVSPDQSSLIYKVGQVDLKTEKTKSENYFLNVLNNQASKIDLGKKALIQWDKNGIYAQEGDKIFLSKDSGKTWTEFYTIGEVDNIVISPDGKKIAFSKQVLVEKLMGKDKYADTPKTTAQVYTDLNHRHWDYFNEGKYNHVFVVNTSAAVDSAKDLLEGKTWDSPQRPFGGAEDFIWSPNSSQLLYVTKPKSGKEYSTSTNTDIFAYDLASGATKNLTETNKGYDVNPKFSPDGKSLVWQSMERDGYEADKNDIKLMDWKSGNTSNLTKDWGESVSGDVFWSGDSKAIYFTAAFRGTKQLFSLDPKNAKVQQITKGDFDVNEIFADNKNSLVVGRTDVNHATDLFSVNLKNGEMKQVTEANKDMYSKLAQGKSELKMVKTTDGKEMGVWFHYPPNFDPNKKYPTLVYCQGGPQSALTQFFSTRWNFALMAANGYIVVAPNRRGMPGWGTKWNEEISKDWGGQPMRDYLAATDFAKTLPYVDGDRVAAVGASYGGYSVFMLAGIHENRFKTFIAHDGLFDMKSWYLTTEELWFANWDLGSPWEKPLPKAYTEFNPSNFVDKWNKPIMIFQGGIDFRVPYEQGQEAFQAAKLRGLKSKLVYFPNENHWVLHPQNGLVWQREFFDWLKETL; translated from the coding sequence ATGAAACTTAAGTACAGTCTGCTGGCTTTGGCAGCTCCGCTCTTAATGAATGCACAACAATTAATGACTCCTGAAATCCTTTGGACTTTGAAAAAAGTTGGAGTACAGGCAGTTTCACCGGATCAGTCTTCGCTTATTTATAAGGTAGGACAAGTTGATTTAAAAACAGAAAAAACAAAAAGTGAGAACTATTTTCTAAATGTTCTTAATAATCAGGCTTCTAAAATCGATTTGGGTAAAAAGGCTCTTATTCAGTGGGATAAGAACGGAATTTACGCTCAGGAAGGCGATAAAATTTTCCTTTCAAAGGACAGTGGTAAAACCTGGACTGAATTTTACACGATCGGTGAAGTTGATAACATTGTAATTTCTCCGGACGGAAAGAAAATTGCTTTCAGTAAGCAGGTTTTGGTTGAAAAATTAATGGGGAAAGATAAATATGCTGACACTCCAAAAACAACCGCTCAGGTTTATACAGACCTAAACCACAGACACTGGGATTATTTTAATGAAGGAAAATACAACCACGTTTTTGTCGTAAATACTTCGGCAGCTGTTGATTCTGCAAAAGATTTATTGGAAGGGAAAACTTGGGATTCTCCTCAAAGACCTTTTGGTGGAGCAGAAGATTTTATCTGGAGCCCGAATTCTTCTCAACTTTTATATGTTACAAAACCGAAAAGCGGTAAAGAATATTCAACAAGCACGAATACAGATATTTTCGCTTACGATTTAGCTTCAGGAGCAACTAAAAATCTAACTGAAACGAATAAAGGTTACGATGTTAACCCAAAATTCAGTCCGGACGGAAAGTCTTTGGTTTGGCAGAGTATGGAAAGAGATGGATATGAAGCGGATAAAAATGACATCAAATTGATGGATTGGAAGTCTGGTAATACCTCAAATCTTACAAAAGATTGGGGCGAAAGTGTTTCTGGAGATGTTTTTTGGAGTGGAGATTCTAAAGCAATTTACTTCACAGCAGCTTTCAGAGGAACAAAACAATTATTTTCTTTAGATCCTAAAAATGCTAAAGTTCAGCAAATTACAAAAGGAGATTTTGACGTAAATGAAATTTTTGCTGATAATAAAAATTCATTGGTTGTTGGAAGAACAGACGTAAATCATGCAACAGATCTTTTCTCAGTAAATCTGAAAAATGGAGAAATGAAGCAGGTTACCGAAGCTAATAAAGACATGTATTCTAAATTAGCTCAGGGAAAATCTGAATTGAAAATGGTGAAAACAACGGACGGAAAAGAAATGGGCGTATGGTTCCATTATCCGCCAAACTTTGATCCAAATAAAAAATATCCGACTTTAGTTTATTGCCAAGGTGGTCCTCAATCTGCATTAACTCAATTTTTCAGCACAAGATGGAACTTTGCTTTAATGGCAGCAAACGGATACATTGTTGTAGCACCAAACCGTCGCGGAATGCCGGGTTGGGGAACAAAATGGAACGAAGAAATTTCTAAAGACTGGGGAGGACAGCCAATGAGAGATTATTTGGCAGCGACAGATTTTGCTAAAACGTTACCGTATGTTGACGGTGATAGAGTAGCCGCTGTTGGAGCTAGTTACGGTGGTTACAGTGTATTTATGTTGGCTGGAATTCACGAAAACAGATTTAAAACGTTCATCGCTCACGATGGATTGTTTGATATGAAATCTTGGTACCTTACAACAGAAGAACTTTGGTTTGCGAATTGGGATCTTGGTTCTCCATGGGAAAAACCGCTTCCAAAAGCATATACAGAATTTAACCCAAGTAATTTTGTTGATAAATGGAATAAGCCAATCATGATTTTCCAGGGTGGAATTGATTTCCGTGTACCTTACGAGCAAGGTCAGGAAGCTTTCCAGGCAGCGAAATTGAGAGGGTTGAAATCTAAATTAGTTTATTTCCCGAACGAAAATCACTGGGTGCTACATCCGCAAAACGGTTTGGTTTGGCAGAGAGAATTCTTTGATTGGTTGAAAGAAACTTTATAA
- a CDS encoding phosphotransferase enzyme family protein produces the protein MEVDHIVQQFITTENYTVDSITNGLINATFIVENKDTDQKFILQKINNQVFKNSNSIIINHLQINCLLQSNDYQLNIIKPILSLSKEFLVQDENLQLWRMQSFVENSLTFIKVPSPEIAFEAAKAFSHFLDTINTETLPSIEETLPDFLNFEKRMNDYKNALENADPHLIENAKTEIETTNQFLSLPDKWIEMVGNNKLPKRIVHADAKISNILFDENHKAIAVIDLDTVMISTILYDFGTMIQSYTNTTNEDDGNAENNFNSEIYNAVKEGFLFHLKEKLTPEESENLDYAAQVAIYIQEIRFLTDYLNGSVYYSTKYAEHNLDRTKNQLELLKGLNEYLDWRV, from the coding sequence ATGGAAGTAGATCATATTGTTCAACAATTCATTACTACTGAAAATTATACGGTCGATTCTATCACAAACGGATTGATCAATGCTACTTTTATCGTAGAAAATAAGGATACTGATCAAAAATTTATCTTACAAAAAATTAATAATCAAGTATTTAAAAATTCAAATTCAATTATTATTAATCATTTACAGATTAATTGTTTGTTGCAATCCAATGATTATCAACTGAATATTATTAAACCAATTCTTTCTCTTTCAAAAGAATTTCTGGTGCAGGACGAAAATTTACAGCTTTGGAGAATGCAGAGTTTTGTTGAAAACAGTTTGACTTTTATTAAAGTTCCGTCACCGGAAATCGCCTTTGAAGCAGCAAAGGCATTCAGTCATTTTCTTGACACAATAAATACGGAAACCCTTCCCAGCATTGAAGAAACGTTGCCCGATTTCCTCAATTTTGAGAAAAGAATGAATGATTATAAAAATGCATTAGAAAACGCAGATCCTCATTTAATTGAAAATGCCAAAACTGAAATAGAAACCACCAACCAATTTTTATCTTTACCTGATAAATGGATCGAAATGGTTGGAAATAATAAGTTACCTAAAAGAATAGTTCATGCCGATGCCAAAATCAGCAATATTTTGTTTGATGAAAATCATAAAGCAATAGCCGTTATCGATCTTGACACTGTGATGATTTCTACCATTTTATATGATTTTGGAACGATGATTCAATCTTATACCAACACAACAAATGAAGATGACGGAAATGCTGAAAATAACTTTAATTCTGAAATTTATAATGCCGTAAAAGAAGGATTTTTATTTCATTTAAAAGAAAAATTAACTCCGGAAGAATCTGAGAATCTTGATTATGCTGCTCAAGTGGCAATTTACATTCAGGAGATTCGCTTTTTGACGGATTATTTAAATGGAAGTGTTTATTATTCAACAAAATATGCTGAACATAATTTGGATAGGACTAAGAATCAATTGGAGCTTTTGAAAGGATTGAATGAGTATTTAGATTGGAGGGTTTGA
- a CDS encoding nucleotidyltransferase family protein, with product MISKKTLLILAGGLGSRYKSLKQVDGILENGSPLMEYSLYDALEAGFNKVVVVFNRFIPESYIERLEKISKSNNFELHFVYQEQEMFVPKNYDHSTRQKPWGTGHAILCAKEVINEIFTVINADDFYGKEVYQLASKEIDLGNISPSQFEIVAYNLATTLSENGTVARGICTLDSESYLIKVEEQTSIRKEGNSIIYTENGKDIKVDSETLVSMNYFIFHPEIFNALELYFNDFIQADPLPKEEFYIPSAVQRMMDDNKIKVLVKSSPSQWMGMTYADDKEIIKNYLEREIQNNRYPKNLWK from the coding sequence ATGATTTCTAAAAAAACACTTCTCATATTAGCCGGAGGTTTAGGCAGCCGATACAAAAGTCTGAAACAGGTAGACGGAATTTTAGAGAACGGATCTCCTCTCATGGAATATTCTCTTTATGACGCGCTGGAAGCAGGTTTCAATAAAGTAGTTGTGGTTTTCAACCGTTTTATTCCTGAAAGTTATATTGAAAGGCTTGAAAAAATTTCGAAAAGCAATAATTTCGAACTGCATTTTGTTTATCAGGAACAGGAAATGTTTGTGCCCAAAAATTACGATCACTCCACAAGACAAAAACCTTGGGGAACCGGACATGCTATTCTTTGCGCAAAAGAGGTTATTAATGAAATATTTACAGTCATCAATGCTGATGATTTTTATGGAAAAGAGGTTTATCAGCTTGCTTCAAAGGAAATTGATCTTGGAAATATTTCACCATCACAATTTGAAATTGTCGCCTATAATTTAGCTACAACATTGAGCGAAAATGGTACGGTTGCGAGAGGAATCTGCACATTAGATTCCGAGAGTTATTTAATAAAAGTTGAAGAACAAACCTCGATTCGCAAAGAAGGAAATTCAATTATTTATACTGAAAACGGAAAAGATATAAAAGTTGATTCCGAAACTTTGGTTTCAATGAATTATTTTATTTTTCATCCTGAAATTTTTAACGCTTTGGAGTTGTATTTTAATGATTTTATTCAGGCAGATCCTTTACCTAAAGAAGAATTTTATATCCCGTCTGCTGTTCAAAGAATGATGGATGATAATAAGATAAAAGTTTTAGTAAAATCTTCACCTTCACAATGGATGGGAATGACCTACGCAGACGACAAAGAAATTATTAAAAATTATCTTGAAAGAGAAATTCAGAATAACCGATATCCTAAAAATTTATGGAAGTAG
- a CDS encoding Gfo/Idh/MocA family protein produces the protein MNNSRRNFIKTTALATFGALVLPNSLFAYSESFKSNKKIRVGFIGVGLRGREHVKLLAKRNDVEVIAFADPSKIMLSECQKILKDNGKPVAKEFSNGEYDYRNLLKLNNIDAVVIATPWEWHLTQGVEAMRAKKIVGMEVAGAIKLEDCWEFVKAYEETKVPIFMMENVCYRRDIMAVLNMVRKGMFGELVHGRGGYEHDLRGVLFNDGVTPYNSGVEFGAKGFSEAKWRTEHYVKRNGELYPTHGLGPVSMMMNVNRGNRLTRLSSFSSKSVGLHKYIVEHAKGGENHPNAKVKFHQGDIVTTQIACENGETILLTHDTSLQRPYDLGFRVQGTEGLWQDFGSGGPSEGHIYFEKIMNHTHKWDNPEKWLSENDHPMWKKYENMATGAGHGGMDFFVMNTFIECIKRNIEFPMDVYDLATWYSITPLSEKSIAKGGQAIDIPDFTKGQWKNRKPVFGMTDDF, from the coding sequence ATGAATAATTCCCGTAGAAATTTTATCAAGACAACTGCATTGGCAACTTTTGGTGCTCTTGTCTTACCCAATTCTTTATTCGCTTATTCTGAAAGTTTTAAATCTAACAAAAAAATTCGTGTAGGTTTTATCGGAGTCGGACTTCGCGGACGAGAACATGTAAAATTACTCGCAAAACGTAATGATGTTGAAGTAATCGCCTTTGCAGATCCCAGTAAAATCATGCTATCCGAATGTCAGAAAATACTTAAAGACAACGGTAAACCTGTCGCAAAAGAGTTTTCAAATGGCGAATATGATTATAGAAATTTATTAAAGTTAAATAATATAGATGCAGTCGTAATCGCAACTCCCTGGGAATGGCATTTGACACAAGGTGTAGAAGCCATGCGTGCCAAAAAAATTGTAGGAATGGAAGTTGCCGGAGCCATCAAACTTGAAGATTGTTGGGAGTTTGTAAAAGCTTACGAAGAAACAAAAGTTCCTATTTTCATGATGGAAAACGTCTGCTATCGAAGAGATATTATGGCCGTTCTCAACATGGTTCGTAAAGGAATGTTTGGAGAGTTAGTTCACGGAAGAGGTGGTTACGAGCATGATCTTCGCGGCGTTTTATTTAATGATGGAGTTACTCCTTATAATTCGGGCGTTGAGTTTGGAGCAAAAGGATTCAGTGAAGCAAAATGGCGAACAGAACATTATGTAAAAAGAAATGGCGAACTCTATCCTACTCACGGATTAGGCCCAGTTTCTATGATGATGAACGTCAACCGCGGAAATAGATTAACAAGACTATCTTCATTTTCATCAAAATCTGTCGGGCTGCATAAATATATTGTAGAACATGCAAAAGGTGGCGAAAATCATCCTAATGCAAAAGTAAAATTTCATCAGGGAGATATTGTAACCACACAAATTGCCTGTGAAAACGGAGAAACCATCCTTTTAACTCATGATACAAGCTTACAAAGACCTTATGACCTAGGATTCAGGGTTCAGGGGACGGAAGGACTTTGGCAGGATTTCGGATCGGGAGGACCTAGTGAGGGACATATTTATTTCGAAAAAATTATGAATCACACTCATAAATGGGACAATCCTGAAAAATGGTTAAGTGAAAACGATCATCCAATGTGGAAAAAATATGAAAATATGGCTACAGGAGCTGGACATGGCGGAATGGATTTCTTCGTGATGAACACTTTTATAGAATGTATCAAACGAAATATAGAATTCCCAATGGATGTTTATGACTTGGCGACTTGGTACTCAATCACTCCGCTCAGCGAAAAATCCATCGCAAAAGGAGGTCAGGCAATTGATATTCCTGATTTCACGAAAGGACAGTGGAAAAACCGTAAACCCGTATTTGGAATGACAGATGATTTCTAA